A stretch of the Lytechinus variegatus isolate NC3 chromosome 5, Lvar_3.0, whole genome shotgun sequence genome encodes the following:
- the LOC121416344 gene encoding uncharacterized protein LOC121416344 isoform X1 yields the protein MQSLVTSTVDAVHGLAHHPTESQHPSSPSTIPVSECNVSILSSHVRDVVDSSITNPASDGVHAASSIENSNNGWSEDEDFIISNPNHAKVSRKRKCPLRRRDAPMAKKSQKPKNSSKPKKSKPVIKSKAKFAARDRLRRKKRVNNAAKSSSIAPFQNNITGNWNIPAPSHHFGPGNEYVPTHTPPPHVNYYISSDDEVEIPSSQKRKSTLQTGGGKTDPNSKGGKGGKGKLKKSDSLSRQNSPQKSKAKFAARDRLRRKKRVNNAAKSSSIAPFQNNITGNWNIPAPSHHFGPGNEYVPTHTPPPHVNYYISSDDEVEIPSSQKRKSTLQTGGGKTDPNSKGGKGGKGKVKKSKNKTTDTDQDESSNPDSLSPSTQNSEYRAGNRTSTPQPLWNFVDTRMSKRFGVRESWYDFVGDIPDHATVREVLSYIASSLEELRQMLLEGTSQRDYVRLVLVSDQLNIPIAFPWSTVRDFDISAILDRIERVLNSNQDFMLKPGFTIRFHHVVNPVGGYRRKMDGLADDEACLRKRSIITVPSSIEDKTCFANAIVIARYFVNNDPTYKRWSRNDRPPTAGLKKEAAKLHELAGVPLGEVDSSQYSKFQSVLQPEFRLVIYKGRKHHSRIYAGPPADKNIYLYLSESSHYNVIRNMAAFLCVRNVCRKCLEVYNDARKHECCEICPDCFSNHCDRNDLAKRDPRTCKDCNMVFLTEQCFRSHSVTLFDNETACNSKNKCLKCERVFDTNVLPGKRRDHDCSQVFCRICKDYVDGSTHECYMKVTKKSPYYVPSEKEKELDKIFQKKKKKKSKSKKKKSVKPKDGENQNEKEKEDLPIPQKYIYFDFECTQNTGSHVPNLVHASWECTNCMDGIPPEDEEEGCLYCDSKYDREITFQGRETLEQFCKWLFSEDNDGAIAIAHNSKAYDSYFLLNHLIAKGIIPEVIMNGGKIMSLRTQDPKITVKDSLNFFQMGLAKLPKTFGIQELKKGFFPHLFNVEANENYVGPLPDKKYYGTTSMMKNTLLEFNEWYDNVPQDYVFDFQKEILEYCRSDVKILHESCKLFRVNFKKITQTESNPDGIDPFHYNLTLPGACNLLFRTNYLKPDTIALIPHDGYTNPKSHSLKAGEWLHYLSQSLGIDIRHAFNGGERKIHGRYVDGYREDGDTKFVYEFLGCFFHGCNTCYQPDTINKRCNKRMGVLYNETVHRIELMKRAGYTVEVMWEHDWDRERIRPEVIPHIQNVTENFKDPLNPRHSFFGGRTDGCNLFYKVKPGEKIHYYDFTSLYPYINKFGRYPLGHPRILHSNFPPIEEIFGLIQCEITPPNNLFHPVLPYRSSGKLTFPLCAACAESLNQNKCTHPDSERKLKGVWVSEELKKALDMGYHDLRMIEVWQFDRSTQYNVETQSGGLFADYINAFMKLKQEASGYPANAKTPEEQRNYVRKYYDHEGILLDPKKIEKNPGLRAISKQIINVLWGKFAERNNLRQTKYVTTSEELLKLFNDDSVIVNDLIVMNEMVQVNYTCSEGFVDQNVNTNIILASFTTAMARLKLYSILEMLGDRVLYHDTDSVVFRTDPSLEPSDPKTGDYLGELTNEIDSSNDEHIETWLCAGPKNYSYKTNKGNTVCKVRGFTLNNANSLVINHDTLKELIRSHEEEKRTIHETKIIRDTETKTLHTVERKKDYRVVFTKRVRVGDGSETLPYGHVEIP from the exons A TGCAATCTTTGGTGACAAGCACAGTCGATGCAGTTCATGGCCTTGCACATCACCCCACCGAGAGTCAACATCCATCAAGTCCATCTACAATACCGGTAAGTGAATGCAACGTTTCTATACTTAGCAGTCATGTAAGAGATGTGGTTGATAGTTCCATTACCAATCCTGCTAGCGATGGAGTTCATGCAGCCTCTAGCATTGAAAATTCGAATAATGGTTGGTCAGAGGATGAAGATTTTATTATATCGAATCCTAATCATGCTAAGGTATCTAGAAAACGAAAATGTCCTCTCAGGAGAAGAGATGCTCCAATGGCTAAAAAATCTCAAAAGCCTAAAAATTCTTCAAAGCCTAAAAAATCTAAGCCTGTAATAAAGTCTAAAGCAAAATTCGCTGCGCGTGATAGATTACGTaggaaaaaaagagtaaataatgCAGCCAAATCCAGTTCGATCGCTCCTTTTCAGAACAATATCACAGGGAATTGGAATATTCCAGCCCCCTCTCACCATTTTGGCCCGGGGAACGAGTACGTTCCAACACACACACCCCCTCCCCATGtgaattattatatttcatcGGACGATGAGGTGGAAATTCCATCATCTCAAAAACGAAAATCCACCCTCCAGACGGGTGGTGGAAAAACTGATCCAAATTCTAAAGGAGGAAAGGGTGGTAAAGGAAAGTTGAAGAAAAGCGATTCCCTATCTAGACAAAATTCCCCCCAAAAGTCTAAAGCAAAATTCGCTGCGCGTGATAGATTACGTaggaaaaaaagagtaaataatgCAGCCAAATCCAGTTCGATCGCTCCTTTTCAGAACAATATCACAGGGAATTGGAATATTCCAGCCCCCTCTCACCATTTTGGCCCGGGGAACGAGTACGTTCCAACACACACACCCCCTCCCCATGtgaattattatatttcatcGGACGATGAGGTGGAAATTCCATCATCTCAAAAACGAAAATCCACCCTCCAGACGGGTGGTGGAAAAACTGATCCAAATTCTAAAGGAGGAAAGGGTGGTAAAGGAAAGGTGAAGAAATCTAAAAACAAGACAACAGATACAGACCAAGACGAGTCCTCTAATCCTGACTCTTTATCCCCTTCAACTCAAAATTCAGAATATCGCGCAGGTAATCGTACCAGCACTCCCCAACCGCTATGGAATTTCGTAGATACTCGAATGTCAAAAAGATTTGGCGTTCGGGAGTCCTGGTACGATTTTGTGGGCGATATTCCCGACCATGCTACTGTAAGGGAAGTTCTTTCATACATAGCGTCCTCTCTCGAGGAGCTAAGGCAAATGTTACTTGAGGGAACATCTCAAAGAGATTATGTTAGACTCGTGTTGGTCTCCGATCAACTGAATATACCCATTGCATTCCCTTGGTCTACAGTTAGGGATTTTGATATAAGCGCGATTCTGGACCGCATTGAGCGAGTTTTGAATAGCAACCAAGACTTCATGTTAAAACCGGGCTTTACCATCCGTTTTCACCATGTTGTTAACCCCGTTGGTGGGTACCGACGTAAAATGGATGGTCTTGCCGATGACGAAGCATGTCTAAGAAAAAGATCAATTATTACAGTGCCATCTTCTATTGAAGATAAAACATGTTTCGCAAACGCAATTGTCATTGCcagatattttgtaaataatgacCCTACCTATAAGCGTTGGTCCCGTAATGACCGACCGCCCACCGCGGGACTAAAAAAAGAGGCTGCAAAACTCCATGAGCTGGCAGGGGTACCGTTAGGGGAAGTTGACTCAAGCCAATACAGTAAATTTCAATCCGTATTACAACCAGAATTCAGATTGGTAATTTATAAGGGTCGTAAACATCACTCTAGGATTTATGCTGGTCCTCCTGCTGACAAAAATATTTACCTGTACCTATCTGAATCGTCTCACTACAATGTGATAAGAAATATGGCGGCTTTTTTGTGTGTAAGGAATGTATGCAGAAAGTGTCTAGAGGTGTACAATGACGCGCGTAAGCATGAATGCTGCGAAATCTGTCCAGATTGCTTTTCTAACCATTGTGATCGTAATGATCTCGCCAAACGTGACCCTCGTACATGCAAAGACTGCAACATGGTATTCCTGACAGAGCAGTGCTTTCGATCGCATAGCGTGACGCTGTTCGATAATGAAACGGCTTGTAATAGCAAAAACAAATGCCTGAAATGCGAGCGCGTGTTTGACACAAATGTCCTTCCTGGTAAGAGGAGAGATCACGACTGTTCTCAAGTATTTTGTAGGATATGCAAGGATTATGTGGACGGGTCGACTCATGAATGCTACATGAAGGTAACAAAAAAAAGTCCTTACTATGTACcatcagaaaaagaaaaagagctagataaaatatttcagaaaaagaaaaagaaaaagagcaaATCCAAGAAAAAGAAATCTGTTAAACCAAAAGATGGGGAGAatcaaaatgagaaagaaaaggaagatttGCCCATACCTCagaaatacatatatttcgattttgaatgtaCTCAAAATACAGGGTCCCACGTTCCAAATCTTGTACATGCATCGTGGGAATGCACCAATTGCATGGATGGGATCCCCCccgaagacgaagaagaaggtTGCCTGTATTGCGACTCTAAATATGACAGGGAAATAACTTTCCAGGGGCGGGAGACATTGGAGCAATTTTGCAAGTGGCTATTTTCAGAGGATAACGATGGTGCAATAGCAATCGCACATAATAGCAAGGCCTACGActcctattttctcctcaatcatTTAATTGCCAAAGGAATTATTCCAGAGGTCATAATGAATGGTGGTAAGATTATGAGTCTGCGCACACAAGACCCCAAAATCACGGTGAAAGATAGCTTGAACTTTTTCCAAATGGGACTAGCGAAATTGCCCAAAACATTCGGGATACAGGAACTGAAAAAGGGTTTTTTCCCTCACCTCTTTAATGTGGAAGCTAATGAAAACTACGTGGGACCCCTTCCAGATAAAAAGTATTACGGAACAACCTCTATGATGAAAAACACTCTCCTCGAATTCAATGAGTGGTATGACAATGTCCCCCAAGACTACGTATTCGATTTCCAGAAAGAAATTTTGGAATATTGTAGAAGCGATGTGAAAATCCTTCATGAAAGCTGTAAGTTATTCAGGGTTAATTTCAAGAAGATCACACAAACTGAAAGTAATCCTGATGGGATCGACCCGTTTCATTACAATCTGACGCTCCCTGGCGCGTGCAATTTGTTGTTTCGAACGAATTACCTGAAGCCAGACACCATCGCGCTAATTCCTCACGATGGATACACTAATCCCAAGTCCCATTCTCTGAAAGCAGGGGAGTGGTTGCATTACCTGTCACAATCCTTAGGGATTGATATTCGCCACGCATTTAACGGCGGCGAACGCAAGATTCACGGACGCTATGTGGATGGGTACAGAGAAGATGGGGATACCAAATTCGTCTATGAATTTTTAGGCTGTTTCTTTCATGGGTGTAACACTTGTTATCAACCAGACACCATAAACAAACGTTGCAACAAAAGAATGGGAGTGCTGTACAATGAAACGGTACACAGGATCGAACTTATGAAAAGAGCTGGGTATACCGTTGAAGTTATGTGGGAACATGATTGGGATAGGGAGAGGATTAGACCAGAGGTGATTCCCCACATCCAAAATgtgactgaaaatttcaaagatCCTCTCAATCCCCGTCACTCATTTTTTGGTGGCCGTACCGACGGATGCAACCTTTTCTACAAGGTGAAGCCAGGCGAAAAGATACACTATTATGATTTCACCAGTCTTTATCcttatataaataaatttggAAGATATCCTCTGGGTCACCCTCGGATTCTACATTCTAATTTCCCACCCATCGAGGAAATATTCGGTCTGATTCAGTGTGAAATAACACCACCCAACAATTTGTTCCATCCTGTGCTTCCCTACCGTTCCTCTGGCAAACTCACCTTCCCACTCTGCGCGGCATGCGCAGAATCCCTCAATCAGAACAAATGTACCCATCCAGACAGCGAGCGTAAACTGAAGGGCGTTTGGGTGTCGGAAGAATTGAAAAAAGCTCTAGACATGGGATACCATGATCTGCGCATGATCGAGGTATGGCAATTTGATCGTTCCACACAGTACAATGTAGAGACGCAATCAGGTGGTCTTTTTGCAGACTATATCAATGCATTCATGAAATTGAAGCAGGAAGCCTCTGGGTATCCTGCCAATGCAAAGACCCCCGAAGAGCAAAGAAATTATGTTCGAAAGTACTATGATCATGAAGGGATTCTGCTCGATCCAAAAAAGATCGAAAAAAATCCAGGGCTACGAGCAATCTCAAAGCAGATCATTAATGTACTTTGGGGGAAATTTGCCGAGCGCAACAATTTGAGGCAAACAAAATATGTCACTACCTCCGAAGAATTACTAAAATTGTTTAATGACGATTCGGTAATTGTGAACGACTTAATAGTCATGAACGAAATGGTACAGGTGAATTATACATGCAGTGAAGGCTTTGTGGATCAAAATGTAAATACAAACATAATACTGGCAAGTTTCACCACAGCCATGGCTAGATTGAAGTTATACAGTATTCTAGAAATGTTAGGAGATAGAGTCTTGTACCACGACACCGATAGTGTTGTATTTAGGACGGACCCCTCCCTCGAACCTTCTGATCCTAAAACGGGCGACTATTTAGGGGAATTGACTAATGAAATTGACTCGAGCAATGATGAACACATAGAAACATGGCTTTGTGCAGGTCCAAAGAATTATAGCTATAAAACGAATAAGGGGAACACGGTTTGCAAAGTAAGAGGGTTTACCCTAAACAATGCTAACTCTCTTGTAATAAACCACGACACTCTCAAAGAGCTCATTCGCTCTCATGAAGAAGAAAAACGCACAATccatgaaacaaaaatcatacGTGACACGGAGACAAAGACCCTTCATACCGTGGAGCGAAAGAAAGATTATCGAGTCGTTTTCACCAAAAGGGTTCGAGTGGGGGATGGTTCCGAAACCTTACCCTATGGCCATGTAGAAATCCCATAG
- the LOC121416344 gene encoding uncharacterized protein LOC121416344 isoform X2, producing MGDSQATPSSSQRSTLFRQNLQNLLSNLYDFSISQVQSLVTSTVDAVHGLAHHPTESQHPSSPSTIPVSECNVSILSSHVRDVVDSSITNPASDGVHAASSIENSNNGWSEDEDFIISNPNHAKVSRKRKCPLRRRDAPMAKKSQKPKNSSKPKKSKPVIKSKAKFAARDRLRRKKRVNNAAKSSSIAPFQNNITGNWNIPAPSHHFGPGNEYVPTHTPPPHVNYYISSDDEVEIPSSQKRKSTLQTGGGKTDPNSKGGKGGKGKVKKSKNKTTDTDQDESSNPDSLSPSTQNSEYRAGNRTSTPQPLWNFVDTRMSKRFGVRESWYDFVGDIPDHATVREVLSYIASSLEELRQMLLEGTSQRDYVRLVLVSDQLNIPIAFPWSTVRDFDISAILDRIERVLNSNQDFMLKPGFTIRFHHVVNPVGGYRRKMDGLADDEACLRKRSIITVPSSIEDKTCFANAIVIARYFVNNDPTYKRWSRNDRPPTAGLKKEAAKLHELAGVPLGEVDSSQYSKFQSVLQPEFRLVIYKGRKHHSRIYAGPPADKNIYLYLSESSHYNVIRNMAAFLCVRNVCRKCLEVYNDARKHECCEICPDCFSNHCDRNDLAKRDPRTCKDCNMVFLTEQCFRSHSVTLFDNETACNSKNKCLKCERVFDTNVLPGKRRDHDCSQVFCRICKDYVDGSTHECYMKVTKKSPYYVPSEKEKELDKIFQKKKKKKSKSKKKKSVKPKDGENQNEKEKEDLPIPQKYIYFDFECTQNTGSHVPNLVHASWECTNCMDGIPPEDEEEGCLYCDSKYDREITFQGRETLEQFCKWLFSEDNDGAIAIAHNSKAYDSYFLLNHLIAKGIIPEVIMNGGKIMSLRTQDPKITVKDSLNFFQMGLAKLPKTFGIQELKKGFFPHLFNVEANENYVGPLPDKKYYGTTSMMKNTLLEFNEWYDNVPQDYVFDFQKEILEYCRSDVKILHESCKLFRVNFKKITQTESNPDGIDPFHYNLTLPGACNLLFRTNYLKPDTIALIPHDGYTNPKSHSLKAGEWLHYLSQSLGIDIRHAFNGGERKIHGRYVDGYREDGDTKFVYEFLGCFFHGCNTCYQPDTINKRCNKRMGVLYNETVHRIELMKRAGYTVEVMWEHDWDRERIRPEVIPHIQNVTENFKDPLNPRHSFFGGRTDGCNLFYKVKPGEKIHYYDFTSLYPYINKFGRYPLGHPRILHSNFPPIEEIFGLIQCEITPPNNLFHPVLPYRSSGKLTFPLCAACAESLNQNKCTHPDSERKLKGVWVSEELKKALDMGYHDLRMIEVWQFDRSTQYNVETQSGGLFADYINAFMKLKQEASGYPANAKTPEEQRNYVRKYYDHEGILLDPKKIEKNPGLRAISKQIINVLWGKFAERNNLRQTKYVTTSEELLKLFNDDSVIVNDLIVMNEMVQVNYTCSEGFVDQNVNTNIILASFTTAMARLKLYSILEMLGDRVLYHDTDSVVFRTDPSLEPSDPKTGDYLGELTNEIDSSNDEHIETWLCAGPKNYSYKTNKGNTVCKVRGFTLNNANSLVINHDTLKELIRSHEEEKRTIHETKIIRDTETKTLHTVERKKDYRVVFTKRVRVGDGSETLPYGHVEIP from the exons ATGGGTGATTCTCAGGCAACCCCTTCGTCTTCGCAGCGTAGTACTTTATTTAGACAAAACCTTCAAAATTTACTTTCAAATCTATATGATTTTTCCATATCTCAAGTGCAATCTTTGGTGACAAGCACAGTCGATGCAGTTCATGGCCTTGCACATCACCCCACCGAGAGTCAACATCCATCAAGTCCATCTACAATACCGGTAAGTGAATGCAACGTTTCTATACTTAGCAGTCATGTAAGAGATGTGGTTGATAGTTCCATTACCAATCCTGCTAGCGATGGAGTTCATGCAGCCTCTAGCATTGAAAATTCGAATAATGGTTGGTCAGAGGATGAAGATTTTATTATATCGAATCCTAATCATGCTAAGGTATCTAGAAAACGAAAATGTCCTCTCAGGAGAAGAGATGCTCCAATGGCTAAAAAATCTCAAAAGCCTAAAAATTCTTCAAAGCCTAAAAAATCTAAGCCTGTAATAAAGTCTAAAGCAAAATTCGCTGCGCGTGATAG ATTACGTaggaaaaaaagagtaaataatgCAGCCAAATCCAGTTCGATCGCTCCTTTTCAGAACAATATCACAGGGAATTGGAATATTCCAGCCCCCTCTCACCATTTTGGCCCGGGGAACGAGTACGTTCCAACACACACACCCCCTCCCCATGtgaattattatatttcatcGGACGATGAGGTGGAAATTCCATCATCTCAAAAACGAAAATCCACCCTCCAGACGGGTGGTGGAAAAACTGATCCAAATTCTAAAGGAGGAAAGGGTGGTAAAGGAAAGGTGAAGAAATCTAAAAACAAGACAACAGATACAGACCAAGACGAGTCCTCTAATCCTGACTCTTTATCCCCTTCAACTCAAAATTCAGAATATCGCGCAGGTAATCGTACCAGCACTCCCCAACCGCTATGGAATTTCGTAGATACTCGAATGTCAAAAAGATTTGGCGTTCGGGAGTCCTGGTACGATTTTGTGGGCGATATTCCCGACCATGCTACTGTAAGGGAAGTTCTTTCATACATAGCGTCCTCTCTCGAGGAGCTAAGGCAAATGTTACTTGAGGGAACATCTCAAAGAGATTATGTTAGACTCGTGTTGGTCTCCGATCAACTGAATATACCCATTGCATTCCCTTGGTCTACAGTTAGGGATTTTGATATAAGCGCGATTCTGGACCGCATTGAGCGAGTTTTGAATAGCAACCAAGACTTCATGTTAAAACCGGGCTTTACCATCCGTTTTCACCATGTTGTTAACCCCGTTGGTGGGTACCGACGTAAAATGGATGGTCTTGCCGATGACGAAGCATGTCTAAGAAAAAGATCAATTATTACAGTGCCATCTTCTATTGAAGATAAAACATGTTTCGCAAACGCAATTGTCATTGCcagatattttgtaaataatgacCCTACCTATAAGCGTTGGTCCCGTAATGACCGACCGCCCACCGCGGGACTAAAAAAAGAGGCTGCAAAACTCCATGAGCTGGCAGGGGTACCGTTAGGGGAAGTTGACTCAAGCCAATACAGTAAATTTCAATCCGTATTACAACCAGAATTCAGATTGGTAATTTATAAGGGTCGTAAACATCACTCTAGGATTTATGCTGGTCCTCCTGCTGACAAAAATATTTACCTGTACCTATCTGAATCGTCTCACTACAATGTGATAAGAAATATGGCGGCTTTTTTGTGTGTAAGGAATGTATGCAGAAAGTGTCTAGAGGTGTACAATGACGCGCGTAAGCATGAATGCTGCGAAATCTGTCCAGATTGCTTTTCTAACCATTGTGATCGTAATGATCTCGCCAAACGTGACCCTCGTACATGCAAAGACTGCAACATGGTATTCCTGACAGAGCAGTGCTTTCGATCGCATAGCGTGACGCTGTTCGATAATGAAACGGCTTGTAATAGCAAAAACAAATGCCTGAAATGCGAGCGCGTGTTTGACACAAATGTCCTTCCTGGTAAGAGGAGAGATCACGACTGTTCTCAAGTATTTTGTAGGATATGCAAGGATTATGTGGACGGGTCGACTCATGAATGCTACATGAAGGTAACAAAAAAAAGTCCTTACTATGTACcatcagaaaaagaaaaagagctagataaaatatttcagaaaaagaaaaagaaaaagagcaaATCCAAGAAAAAGAAATCTGTTAAACCAAAAGATGGGGAGAatcaaaatgagaaagaaaaggaagatttGCCCATACCTCagaaatacatatatttcgattttgaatgtaCTCAAAATACAGGGTCCCACGTTCCAAATCTTGTACATGCATCGTGGGAATGCACCAATTGCATGGATGGGATCCCCCccgaagacgaagaagaaggtTGCCTGTATTGCGACTCTAAATATGACAGGGAAATAACTTTCCAGGGGCGGGAGACATTGGAGCAATTTTGCAAGTGGCTATTTTCAGAGGATAACGATGGTGCAATAGCAATCGCACATAATAGCAAGGCCTACGActcctattttctcctcaatcatTTAATTGCCAAAGGAATTATTCCAGAGGTCATAATGAATGGTGGTAAGATTATGAGTCTGCGCACACAAGACCCCAAAATCACGGTGAAAGATAGCTTGAACTTTTTCCAAATGGGACTAGCGAAATTGCCCAAAACATTCGGGATACAGGAACTGAAAAAGGGTTTTTTCCCTCACCTCTTTAATGTGGAAGCTAATGAAAACTACGTGGGACCCCTTCCAGATAAAAAGTATTACGGAACAACCTCTATGATGAAAAACACTCTCCTCGAATTCAATGAGTGGTATGACAATGTCCCCCAAGACTACGTATTCGATTTCCAGAAAGAAATTTTGGAATATTGTAGAAGCGATGTGAAAATCCTTCATGAAAGCTGTAAGTTATTCAGGGTTAATTTCAAGAAGATCACACAAACTGAAAGTAATCCTGATGGGATCGACCCGTTTCATTACAATCTGACGCTCCCTGGCGCGTGCAATTTGTTGTTTCGAACGAATTACCTGAAGCCAGACACCATCGCGCTAATTCCTCACGATGGATACACTAATCCCAAGTCCCATTCTCTGAAAGCAGGGGAGTGGTTGCATTACCTGTCACAATCCTTAGGGATTGATATTCGCCACGCATTTAACGGCGGCGAACGCAAGATTCACGGACGCTATGTGGATGGGTACAGAGAAGATGGGGATACCAAATTCGTCTATGAATTTTTAGGCTGTTTCTTTCATGGGTGTAACACTTGTTATCAACCAGACACCATAAACAAACGTTGCAACAAAAGAATGGGAGTGCTGTACAATGAAACGGTACACAGGATCGAACTTATGAAAAGAGCTGGGTATACCGTTGAAGTTATGTGGGAACATGATTGGGATAGGGAGAGGATTAGACCAGAGGTGATTCCCCACATCCAAAATgtgactgaaaatttcaaagatCCTCTCAATCCCCGTCACTCATTTTTTGGTGGCCGTACCGACGGATGCAACCTTTTCTACAAGGTGAAGCCAGGCGAAAAGATACACTATTATGATTTCACCAGTCTTTATCcttatataaataaatttggAAGATATCCTCTGGGTCACCCTCGGATTCTACATTCTAATTTCCCACCCATCGAGGAAATATTCGGTCTGATTCAGTGTGAAATAACACCACCCAACAATTTGTTCCATCCTGTGCTTCCCTACCGTTCCTCTGGCAAACTCACCTTCCCACTCTGCGCGGCATGCGCAGAATCCCTCAATCAGAACAAATGTACCCATCCAGACAGCGAGCGTAAACTGAAGGGCGTTTGGGTGTCGGAAGAATTGAAAAAAGCTCTAGACATGGGATACCATGATCTGCGCATGATCGAGGTATGGCAATTTGATCGTTCCACACAGTACAATGTAGAGACGCAATCAGGTGGTCTTTTTGCAGACTATATCAATGCATTCATGAAATTGAAGCAGGAAGCCTCTGGGTATCCTGCCAATGCAAAGACCCCCGAAGAGCAAAGAAATTATGTTCGAAAGTACTATGATCATGAAGGGATTCTGCTCGATCCAAAAAAGATCGAAAAAAATCCAGGGCTACGAGCAATCTCAAAGCAGATCATTAATGTACTTTGGGGGAAATTTGCCGAGCGCAACAATTTGAGGCAAACAAAATATGTCACTACCTCCGAAGAATTACTAAAATTGTTTAATGACGATTCGGTAATTGTGAACGACTTAATAGTCATGAACGAAATGGTACAGGTGAATTATACATGCAGTGAAGGCTTTGTGGATCAAAATGTAAATACAAACATAATACTGGCAAGTTTCACCACAGCCATGGCTAGATTGAAGTTATACAGTATTCTAGAAATGTTAGGAGATAGAGTCTTGTACCACGACACCGATAGTGTTGTATTTAGGACGGACCCCTCCCTCGAACCTTCTGATCCTAAAACGGGCGACTATTTAGGGGAATTGACTAATGAAATTGACTCGAGCAATGATGAACACATAGAAACATGGCTTTGTGCAGGTCCAAAGAATTATAGCTATAAAACGAATAAGGGGAACACGGTTTGCAAAGTAAGAGGGTTTACCCTAAACAATGCTAACTCTCTTGTAATAAACCACGACACTCTCAAAGAGCTCATTCGCTCTCATGAAGAAGAAAAACGCACAATccatgaaacaaaaatcatacGTGACACGGAGACAAAGACCCTTCATACCGTGGAGCGAAAGAAAGATTATCGAGTCGTTTTCACCAAAAGGGTTCGAGTGGGGGATGGTTCCGAAACCTTACCCTATGGCCATGTAGAAATCCCATAG
- the LOC121415497 gene encoding uncharacterized protein F54H12.2-like, which yields MAGTAEEYIDLSQTMLHVLLKIVNPDNTALAEDAPVGPINLLLPSLFSQIDVKLNETLVSQPSNTNAYRAYLDVLTHYGHDSMTSQLTQQLFYKDEAGYFDVVNPLLPQVEANAGLKKRQKFTSQSKTLSLLGPLYGDIFFQERLMLPGVDVKIKLNRNKDGFCLLTSDATSKYKIMIEKATLYVRKVKVNPSVMLSHAKGLENTPAKYPINKVDVKSFTIPAGNMSINKDNLFLGQIPNRIIIGFVDNDSFNGSYRKNPYNFKHYNLNYISITVDGEPLPMRPLRPCFEEGGNQNYIEAYNTLFMGTSRLFSDHGIAINREEYAQGYTLYAFDLTPDLSDGCHLNLVKEGNVRLEAGFDAALPNTVNCIVYSESQGLIQIDRSRNVIYDFKG from the coding sequence ATGGCTGGAACCGCCGAAGAATACATCGACTTATCACAAACCATGCTTCATGTACTGCTAAAAATTGTCAACCCAGACAACACAGCCCTCGCGGAAGATGCACCAGTAGGACCCATCAATCTGCTGCTTCCTTCACTTTTCAGCCAGATAGATGTGAAACTGAATGAGACTCTCGTTTCTCAACCATCAAATACAAACGCTTATAGAGCTTACTTAGATGTGTTAACCCACTATGGACACGATTCGATGACATCCCAGTTGACCCAGCAGTTATTTTACAAGGACGAGGCTGGCTATTTTGACGTAGTAAACCCCCTCCTACCTCAAGTGGAAGCGAACGCTGGTTTGAAAAAGAGACAGAAATTTACGAGTCAGAGTAAAACTTTATCACTACTGGGACCCTTGTATGGAGACATTTTTTTCCAAGAGCGGCTCATGCTTCCAGGTGTGGACGTTAAAATCAAGCTCAACCGAAACAAAGATGGTTTTTGCCTGCTCACATCGGACGCTACGTCCAAATACAAGATCATGATAGAGAAGGCTACCCTCTACGTCAGGAAGGTGAAAGTCAACCCGTCAGTGATGCTGTCGCATGCAAAAGGGCTAGAAAACACTCCTGCCAAGTATCCAATAAACAAAGTAGACGTGAAATCCTTTACCATTCCAGCCGGAAATATGTCCATTAATAAAGACAATCTTTTTCTAGGACAGATCCCTAACCGTATCATCATAGGATTTGTGGATAATGACTCTTTCAACGGGAGCTACAGAAAAAACCCTTATAATTTTAAGCATTATAATTTAAACTACATTTCAATAACTGTGGATGGAGAGCCCCTTCCCATGAGGCCTCTGCGCCCTTGTTTCGAAGAGGGCGGGAACCAGAACTATATTGAAGCCTACAATACCCTGTTTATGGGAACCAGCCGCTTATTCTCAGACCATGGAATAGCTATAAATAGGGAAGAATATGCCCAAGGATACACACTTTACGCATTTGATCTCACCCCCGATTTAAGTGATGGCTGTCATCTTAATCTTGTCAAGGAAGGGAACGTACGTCTCGAAGCAGGTTTTGATGCTGCGTTGCCCAACACAGTGAATTGTATCGTTTACTCTGAATCACAAGGACTTATCCAGATTGATAGGAGTAGAAATGTCATCTATGATTTCAAGGGTTAA